One window of the Babesia bovis T2Bo chromosome 2, whole genome shotgun sequence genome contains the following:
- a CDS encoding putative U1 small nuclear ribonucleoprotein 70kDa, producing the protein MSALGMPPHLLVLFQARPPLEYIPPIENGMKKKFNGIADYVGYFSKEQVPPDPPFETPHQRADKKKRERIIEHHKKQKAERDAYDPKYDPALARGATNPWLTHDPYKTLFVSNIPYEVTEKQLWKEFDVYGRVRRIRMINDRKNIPRGYAFIEYNDERDMVNAYKRADGRKVSGRRVLVDVERARTVAGWYPKRLGGGKGRSRTKPPKFYDEKPLILEEHLPPDNVTSRSPSLEEVEEGAVLEDTKQ; encoded by the coding sequence ATGTCGGCGCTAGGAATGCCTCCTCACCTATTGGTGCTATTTCAAGCAAGGCCGCCACTGGAATACATACCTCCCATCGAAAATGGAATGAAAAAGAAATTCAACGGTATCGCAGATTATGTTGGTTACTTCTCAAAGGAACAAGTCCCACCTGATCCACCATTCGAGACACCTCATCAAAGAGCTGATAAAAAGAAAAGAGAACGAATCATAGAGCATCACAAGAAACAAAAAGCAGAAAGAGATGCGTATGATCCGAAATATGACCCTGCATTAGCAAGAGGTGCTACGAACCCTTGGTTAACCCATGACCCGTATAAGACACTATTCGTCTCCAACATACCATATGAAGTCACGGAAAAACAATTATGGAAGGAAtttgatgtgtatggaCGAGTTCGTAGAATTCGTATGATAAACGATCgcaaaaacataccaagAGGATATGCATTCATAGAGTATAATGACGAGAGAGATATGGTAAACGCTTATAAGAGAGCTGATGGACGTAAAGTCTCCGGACGTAGAGTGTTGGTAGATGTAGAACGCGCACGAACTGTTGCGGGATGGTACCCTAAACGTTTAGGTGGTGGGAAGGGTAGGTCAAGAACCAAGCCACCAAAGTTCTATGACGAGAAGCCATTAATCTTAGAAGAGCATCTGCCACCAGATAATGTAACATCTAGAAGTCCTTCGCTAGAAGAAGTAGAAGAAGGCGCAGTCCTCGAGGACACGAAGCAGTAA